Proteins co-encoded in one Neofelis nebulosa isolate mNeoNeb1 chromosome 2, mNeoNeb1.pri, whole genome shotgun sequence genomic window:
- the RPL22 gene encoding large ribosomal subunit protein eL22, whose product MAPVKKLVAKGGKKKKQVLKFTLDCTHPVEDGIMDAANFEQFLQERIKVNGKAGNLGGGVVTIERSKSKITVTSEVPFSKRYLKYLTKKYLKKNNLRDWLRVVANSKESYELRYFQINQDEEEEEDED is encoded by the exons ATGGCGCCCGTG AAAAAGCTTGTGGCGAAGGGGGgcaaaaaaaagaagcaagttcTGAAGTTTACTCTGGACTGCACCCACCCTGTAGAAGACGGAATCATGGATGCTGCCAATTTC GAGCAGTTTCTTCAAGAGAGAATTAAAGTGAATGGAAAAGCCGGGAATCTTGGTGGAGGGGTTGTAACCATCGAACGGAGCAAGAGCAAGATTACGGTCACTTCTGAGGTGCCTTTTTCCAAAAG GTATTTGAAATATCTcaccaaaaaatatttgaagaagaatAATCTACGTGATTGGTTGCGCGTAGTTGCTAACAGCAAAGAGAGTTACGAATTGCGTTACTTCCAGATAAACcaagatgaggaagaggaggaagatgaggattAA